In the Clostridium cellulovorans 743B genome, CTTCGCTTTTCCAAGTTACATTAGTCCAGAAGGAATGGATAAAGGATTCTATGGTGCAATTATCGGTGTTATAGTTTCATTTGTTCTAGGTTTCTTATTTATGTTTTTCAGTGGCTTCAAGGATGAAGAAGAAGGCGAAAAAAAAAATGAGAAATCAGTAGAAAAATTGATAAAACAAGAAGTAATTGTTAGTCCATTAAAAGGAGAAGTAAAAGAATTATCTCAAGTAAAAGATGAAGCTTTCTCCAGTGGAGCATTAGGTAAAGGCATTGCTATTGAACCAGCAGAAGGTAAAATAATTGCTCCAGTGGATGGTGTTTTAACAACCTTTTTCCCAACAGGTCATGCTTTAGGAATTACAAGTAATAGTGGCGCTGAAATCCTTATTCATATAGGTATGGATACTGTTCAGCTAAACGGTAAGTATTTCTCCCCAAAAGCAAAGCAAGGAGATGTTATTAAAGCGGGAGATGTACTGTTAGAGTTTGATATAAAGGCAATTAAAGGAGAAGGTTATTCTTTAACAACTCCGATAATAGTTACTAATTCAGATAACTATTTAGATATCGTTGAAACAGATAAAAAAGCTGTTGATTACAAGGATGATTTACTAGTAGTTATGATTTAAAAAATAGAATAACCATAGGATTTTTTAACAAATTAATCCTATGGTTATTAAGTTCATATATGCACAAATTTTTATTTCAAAGATGCCAATTAGTAAGAACAACTCTTACTAAGAAATCCTTGAACTAAGATTTAAGATATCAATTCTATTAATACAAAAGATAAGGTTTTTACAGTTAGAATTTTGCAAAGTATATATAAATTCAATTATATCAATTAATAAGTTAGAGATTTCAATATTAAATTAAGTTTGGAGGAAGATAAATGGGAACAAATAGATTACCAGAAGGATTTTTATGGGGAGGAGCAACTGCTGCTAACCAATGTGAGGGTGCTTACTTAGAAGGAAAAAAAGGCTTATCCACTGTTGATGTAATTCCAGCAGGAAAGGATCGTTTTCCTGTTGGTATGGGAAAAATGAAGATGTTTGAATGTGATAAGGAGCATTATTATCCAAGTCATGAAGCTATTGATTTTTATCATCATTATAAAGAAGATATAGCTTTATTTGCTGAAATGGGCTTTAAATGCTTTAGATTGTCTTTAGCTTGGGCTCGTATTTTCCCTAATGGAGATGATGCTGAGCCAAATGAAGAAGGATTAAAATTCTATGATGCTGTTTTTGATGAATGTTTGAAGCATGGTATCGAGCCATTAGTTACAATAACTCATTTTGATGTACCAATGAATCTTGTAAAGACAATCGGTTCCTGGAGAAGTCGCAAGATGGTGGGCTACTATGAAAGACTTTGCGAGGTTATCTTTAATCGTTATAAAGACAAGGTTAAATATTGGCTTACTTTCAATGAAATAAATATGCTTTTACATCTACCTTTTATAGGTGCGGGTTTAGTTTTTGAAGAAGGTGAAAATCAGGAAGCTGTAAAGTATCAAGCAGCACATCATCAATTAATTGCCAGTGCAAAGGCAACAAAAATAGCTCATGAAATAAATCCAGAATTTAAAATTGGTTGTATGTTGGCTGCTGGTAATACTTATGCTAATACTTGCGCACCAGAAGATGTGTGGAAGTCTATAGAAAAGGATAGAGAAAATTATTTCTTTATAGATGTTCAATCTCGTGGAGAATACCCAAGTTATGCAAAGAGAATGTTAGAAAAACAGGATATAGATATAAAGATGGAAGAAGGCGATGAAGAACTTTTAAAGAATAATACCGTTGATTTTATTTCTTTTAGCTACTATTCATCAAGACTTACTAGTGCAGATCCAGAGATAAGCGCGGAAACAGAAGGCAATGTATTTGCTACTTTAAAAAATCCATATTTAAAAGCTAGTGAATGGGGCTGGCAAATTGATCCACTAGGTCTAAGGATAACTTTAAATGTATTATATGATCGCTACCAAAAACCTTTGTTTATTGTGGAAAATGGATTGGGAGCTGTGGATAATCCAGATAAAGATGGTTATGTAGAAGATGATTATCGTATTGGTTATTTAAGAGAACATATAAAGGCAATGAAGGATGCAGTTAATGAAGATGGAGTAGAGTTAATGGGTTATACGCCTTGGGGTTGCATAGATTTAGTCAGTGCTTCTACAGGAGAGATGAAAAAGCGTTACGGCTTTATATATGTTGATAAAGACAATGAAGGTAATGGAACTTTAAAAAGGTCTAGAAAGAAGAGCTTTTATTGGTATAAGAAAGTTATAGAAACAAATGGTGAAGATCTGGGCTAAACTAACGGTGAAGATTTAGAATAGATTATTTGAATTTAAAAAGTTGATTATATATAATTTTATGCTAACTTGTTGGAGGGATAGGGATGAGAGTTGTAACAAATAAATTTCCAGAGAGATTCTTATGGGGAGGGGCTACTGCTGCCAATCAGTTTGAAGGTGGATGGAACAAAGGTGGCAAGGGCCCAAGTACCGCAGATATGATGACTGGAGGAACACATACAACAGCAAGACGTATTACACCAGTTTTAGAAGAGGAAACATATTATCCAAGTCATGAGGCGGTTGATTTTTATGGTCACTACAAAGAAGACATAAAACTATTAGGAGAAATGGGCTTTAAGGTTTTTCGTATGTCTATTAACTGGAGTAGAATATTCCCTAAAGGTTATGAATTAGAGCCAAATGAAGAAGGGTTAAAATTTTATGATGATGTTTTTGATGAACTAAGAAAATATAATATAGAACCACTAGTAACTATTTCTCATTATGAAACTCCATATGGATTAACTGAGAAGTATAACGGCTGGGCATCGAGAGAGGTCATTGATTGTTATGTAAGATACTGTGAAACAATATTTA is a window encoding:
- a CDS encoding 6-phospho-beta-glucosidase — protein: MGTNRLPEGFLWGGATAANQCEGAYLEGKKGLSTVDVIPAGKDRFPVGMGKMKMFECDKEHYYPSHEAIDFYHHYKEDIALFAEMGFKCFRLSLAWARIFPNGDDAEPNEEGLKFYDAVFDECLKHGIEPLVTITHFDVPMNLVKTIGSWRSRKMVGYYERLCEVIFNRYKDKVKYWLTFNEINMLLHLPFIGAGLVFEEGENQEAVKYQAAHHQLIASAKATKIAHEINPEFKIGCMLAAGNTYANTCAPEDVWKSIEKDRENYFFIDVQSRGEYPSYAKRMLEKQDIDIKMEEGDEELLKNNTVDFISFSYYSSRLTSADPEISAETEGNVFATLKNPYLKASEWGWQIDPLGLRITLNVLYDRYQKPLFIVENGLGAVDNPDKDGYVEDDYRIGYLREHIKAMKDAVNEDGVELMGYTPWGCIDLVSASTGEMKKRYGFIYVDKDNEGNGTLKRSRKKSFYWYKKVIETNGEDLG